Proteins found in one Planctomycetes bacterium MalM25 genomic segment:
- the glcA gene encoding Glucan endo-1,3-beta-glucosidase A1 precursor: protein MSRQNSLTPSRYRPCLIGTLLALGVTFFSMPMASAQVPHLPGWDLSWNDEFDGNSLDTQKWEALDRRDSFNDEKQYYHPDQVAVADGALQITAIDTPREGKAYQSGLVTSRDLFGVGRFEARIDLPTSQGMWPAFWLNSNHVPWPQGGEIDILENRGSQPTLVSSAYHWQTNPGPCCDDHRYTFHEHTATEGGQPVDFHAGYHTYAAEWDETTIRYYVDDVLHLTVEERPNRPIFETTKNLILNVAVGGFFGGDPDATTVWPQTMLVDYVRVWQQSTDPDYGVNLLINPGFDDNGGSLDGWDVFGNTIGNVTASDSLVNDGTHALKVFGQFTGGPNTSGVSQGVAITEGVLVRAGTSSQTPSWDTLFGKDNEVTMRIEFFSSFGAASGSNDFLGEVSQLIHDGSSAQNAWLDHTLEAIAPDGAVEARLSFLFDQTDNDNGAIWIDSASLVLEEVLAGDYNFDGVVDAADYAVWRDGDAHVEGQAGYDLWAANYGATASVSSAAVPEPASIVVLMAASFMVGCSRRLA from the coding sequence TTGTCACGGCAGAACTCCCTAACTCCGTCGCGTTATCGCCCCTGTCTGATCGGCACGTTGCTGGCGCTGGGGGTGACGTTCTTCAGCATGCCGATGGCTTCGGCTCAGGTCCCCCACCTCCCCGGATGGGATCTCTCTTGGAACGACGAGTTCGACGGGAACTCACTCGACACGCAGAAGTGGGAAGCCCTTGATCGCCGGGACAGCTTCAACGACGAGAAGCAGTACTACCACCCAGACCAAGTCGCCGTCGCGGACGGCGCCCTGCAAATCACCGCGATCGACACGCCGCGCGAAGGCAAGGCGTATCAATCGGGCCTTGTGACGTCGAGAGATCTGTTCGGCGTTGGAAGGTTTGAAGCGCGGATCGATCTGCCGACCTCGCAAGGGATGTGGCCCGCCTTCTGGTTGAACTCGAACCACGTCCCTTGGCCTCAGGGGGGCGAGATCGACATCCTGGAGAACCGTGGCAGCCAGCCGACGTTGGTTTCCAGCGCCTACCACTGGCAAACGAACCCAGGCCCGTGCTGCGACGACCACCGGTACACCTTCCACGAGCACACCGCGACCGAGGGAGGCCAGCCGGTCGACTTCCACGCCGGCTACCACACTTACGCCGCCGAGTGGGACGAGACCACCATCCGCTACTACGTCGACGATGTGCTGCATCTCACCGTTGAGGAGCGGCCCAACCGGCCGATCTTCGAGACGACCAAGAACCTCATCCTCAACGTGGCGGTCGGTGGGTTCTTCGGTGGCGATCCGGACGCGACCACCGTGTGGCCCCAAACCATGCTGGTCGATTACGTGCGGGTCTGGCAGCAATCGACCGATCCCGATTACGGCGTGAACCTGCTCATCAACCCGGGCTTCGATGACAACGGTGGGTCGCTCGATGGGTGGGACGTGTTCGGCAACACGATCGGGAACGTCACGGCCAGCGACAGCCTCGTGAACGACGGCACGCACGCCCTGAAGGTCTTTGGACAGTTCACCGGCGGTCCGAACACGTCGGGCGTTTCGCAGGGCGTCGCGATCACGGAGGGCGTGCTGGTGCGCGCCGGAACGAGCTCGCAGACCCCTTCGTGGGACACGCTCTTCGGCAAGGACAACGAAGTGACGATGCGGATCGAGTTCTTCAGCTCTTTCGGCGCCGCCTCCGGGTCGAACGACTTCTTGGGCGAGGTCTCCCAGCTCATCCACGACGGGTCGTCCGCTCAGAACGCTTGGCTCGACCACACGCTCGAGGCGATCGCCCCGGACGGAGCCGTGGAGGCACGCCTCTCGTTCCTCTTCGACCAGACCGACAACGACAACGGCGCCATCTGGATCGACTCCGCCTCGCTCGTCCTCGAAGAGGTCTTGGCCGGCGACTACAACTTCGACGGTGTGGTCGACGCCGCGGACTACGCCGTCTGGCGTGACGGCGACGCACACGTCGAGGGCCAAGCGGGCTACGACCTGTGGGCGGCCAACTACGGCGCGACGGCGTCGGTCAGCTCAGCGGCCGTCCCCGAACCGGCGTCGATTGTGGTGCTGATGGCTGCCAGTTTTATGGTTGGCTGCTCGCGCCGCCTTGCTTGA
- the thiE gene encoding Thiamine-phosphate synthase — MPNPSSGVTRLIDASLNRASEGARVVEDYARFVLNDAHLSRLAKELRHELSTAGGAIPMDQRLAARDTPGDVGTVISTDSEAQRANAGEVCLASLGRLQEALRSLEEYGKTIDPALGAAFEGLRYRAYTLAKGLGATQRGQERLGSARLYVLIDGGESPVAFNANVESLASAGADVLQLRDKRLSDRDLVERARALATICRRRGVVSIVNDRADLALAAGADGVHVGQDELSVADARAVVGPGAIVGVSTHAIEQARAAVLAGADYLGVGPTFPSPTKSFDAFPGLDYVRQVAAEIALPAFAIGGIRADNLGEVTAAGATRVAVSSAVTTAVDPASAVSELKERLGEGDPNG; from the coding sequence ATGCCTAACCCCTCCAGCGGCGTGACCCGGTTGATCGACGCCTCGCTCAATCGGGCGAGTGAGGGCGCACGCGTCGTCGAGGACTACGCCCGGTTTGTGCTAAACGACGCCCACCTCTCGCGGCTCGCCAAGGAACTGCGGCACGAGCTTTCAACGGCGGGCGGGGCGATCCCGATGGATCAACGGCTCGCGGCTCGCGACACGCCTGGCGATGTCGGGACCGTGATCTCAACCGACTCCGAGGCTCAGCGCGCCAACGCCGGTGAGGTCTGCCTCGCGAGCCTCGGGCGGCTGCAGGAGGCGCTCCGCTCGCTCGAAGAGTACGGCAAGACGATCGATCCGGCCCTCGGGGCGGCGTTCGAGGGGCTCCGCTACCGCGCTTACACCTTGGCGAAGGGGCTCGGGGCGACCCAGCGAGGGCAGGAACGCCTCGGCTCGGCGCGGCTCTACGTCCTGATCGACGGGGGCGAATCGCCCGTGGCGTTCAACGCCAACGTCGAATCCCTCGCCTCGGCGGGAGCGGACGTCCTTCAACTGCGCGACAAGCGGCTCAGCGATCGCGACCTCGTCGAGCGCGCCCGGGCGCTCGCCACGATCTGCCGCCGGCGGGGGGTGGTCTCGATCGTCAACGACCGAGCCGACCTCGCCCTCGCCGCGGGGGCAGATGGGGTTCACGTCGGTCAGGACGAGCTCTCGGTTGCGGATGCTCGGGCGGTCGTCGGGCCCGGAGCGATCGTCGGCGTCTCGACGCACGCGATCGAGCAAGCCCGCGCGGCCGTGCTCGCGGGCGCCGATTATCTGGGTGTCGGGCCGACGTTCCCCTCGCCAACCAAGTCGTTCGACGCCTTCCCGGGGCTCGACTACGTCCGCCAGGTCGCCGCGGAGATCGCCCTGCCCGCGTTCGCGATTGGCGGGATCCGGGCGGATAATCTGGGGGAGGTGACGGCTGCGGGCGCGACGCGCGTCGCCGTCAGCTCGGCCGTGACCACCGCCGTCGATCCCGCCTCAGCCGTTAGCGAGCTGAAAGAGCGTCTCGGCGAGGGCGATCCCAACGGCTAA
- a CDS encoding Putative Holliday junction resolvase yields the protein MTDQGPKRGRIGGVDYGTVRIGVAIGDLEVGMASPLENYTRRSERLDAKYFETLAREERLVRWVVGLPVHLDGGESQKSQEARAFGKWLTEKTGVPVEFFDERYTSSQAEEILQGANLTKKRRKARLDALAAQIMLTAYLESGAKGQDDPGGIE from the coding sequence ATGACTGACCAGGGGCCCAAGCGTGGCCGCATCGGCGGCGTCGATTACGGCACGGTCCGCATCGGAGTGGCGATCGGCGACCTCGAGGTCGGCATGGCCTCGCCGCTGGAGAACTACACGCGCCGCAGCGAACGGCTCGACGCGAAGTACTTCGAGACCCTCGCCCGCGAGGAGCGCCTCGTCCGCTGGGTGGTCGGCCTGCCGGTGCACCTCGACGGGGGCGAGAGCCAGAAGTCGCAGGAAGCCCGCGCCTTCGGAAAGTGGCTCACCGAGAAGACGGGCGTGCCGGTCGAGTTCTTCGACGAGCGCTACACCTCGTCGCAGGCCGAGGAGATCCTCCAGGGCGCCAACCTCACCAAGAAACGCCGCAAAGCGCGACTCGACGCCCTCGCCGCGCAGATCATGCTGACGGCTTACCTCGAAAGCGGCGCAAAGGGGCAGGACGATCCGGGCGGGATCGAGTGA
- a CDS encoding outer membrane biogenesis protein BamB, with amino-acid sequence MTIRSTTLLFVAGLACSGCGRSVAVEEIQVSGAPSVLAAYEPGADDWPGWRGPMRNGETASPPPPSSWSETENVVWKVPVPGRGHASPVVVGDLIFLSTAEESEERQLVVAYDRATGEELWRTTLHEGGFPAARDVHQKATDANGTVVCDGERVYIAHLNSDSIIASAVDLEGEIVWQKELGAFSSKFGYAPSPALHGPYVIFAADNWGGGYLAAVGRETGDIAWRKKRSMSSTYSSPVVARVAGSDQLLISGDDQIVSYDPATGEENWSCRGTSEATCGTMVWSDNLVFASGGHPGRQTLAVRADGSGEVLWSNRTKIYEPSLLVVGNELYGTSDKGIIYCWDCLTGEERWKQRVGGSFSASPILCDDRIYAQKASGEMLVFRATAEKYDEVASNRLGEETLASPALCGGRLYLRVASWEGDNRQEHLYCLGSGVQSE; translated from the coding sequence ATGACCATCCGTTCCACGACCTTGCTGTTCGTCGCCGGTCTCGCTTGTTCGGGCTGCGGCCGTTCGGTTGCGGTGGAAGAGATTCAGGTGTCGGGCGCCCCCTCGGTTCTGGCGGCCTACGAGCCGGGGGCGGATGACTGGCCCGGGTGGCGTGGTCCGATGCGGAACGGGGAGACAGCCTCACCACCACCTCCCAGCAGCTGGTCGGAGACCGAGAACGTCGTGTGGAAGGTGCCCGTCCCGGGCCGCGGCCACGCTTCGCCCGTGGTGGTCGGCGACCTGATCTTCCTGAGCACCGCCGAGGAGAGCGAAGAACGGCAACTGGTCGTGGCGTACGATCGGGCGACGGGCGAGGAGCTCTGGCGCACGACGCTGCACGAGGGCGGGTTCCCCGCCGCCCGCGATGTCCATCAGAAAGCGACCGACGCCAACGGCACCGTCGTGTGCGATGGCGAGCGGGTCTACATCGCGCACCTCAATTCCGATTCGATCATCGCCTCGGCGGTGGACCTCGAAGGGGAGATCGTGTGGCAGAAGGAGCTCGGCGCGTTCAGTTCCAAGTTCGGCTACGCCCCGTCGCCGGCGTTGCACGGCCCCTACGTCATCTTCGCCGCAGACAACTGGGGGGGCGGGTACCTCGCGGCCGTCGGCCGTGAGACGGGTGATATCGCTTGGCGCAAGAAGCGGTCGATGAGCAGCACCTACTCGTCGCCGGTGGTCGCCCGGGTCGCGGGAAGCGACCAGCTGCTCATCAGCGGAGACGACCAGATCGTCAGCTACGACCCGGCGACCGGCGAGGAGAACTGGTCCTGTCGAGGGACCTCCGAAGCGACTTGCGGCACGATGGTCTGGAGCGACAACCTGGTCTTCGCCAGCGGCGGTCACCCGGGCCGGCAGACCCTCGCGGTGCGGGCCGATGGTTCCGGGGAGGTCCTGTGGAGCAACCGGACGAAGATCTACGAACCGTCTCTCTTGGTGGTCGGCAATGAACTGTACGGGACCAGCGACAAGGGGATCATCTACTGCTGGGACTGCTTGACGGGCGAAGAGCGGTGGAAGCAGCGCGTCGGCGGGTCGTTCAGCGCTTCGCCGATACTCTGCGACGATCGGATCTACGCGCAGAAAGCGTCGGGCGAGATGCTCGTCTTCCGCGCGACGGCCGAGAAGTACGACGAGGTCGCCAGCAACCGACTCGGCGAAGAGACCCTGGCCTCGCCCGCGTTGTGCGGCGGCCGGCTCTACCTGCGCGTCGCGTCGTGGGAGGGCGACAACCGGCAAGAGCACCTCTACTGCCTGGGAAGCGGCGTGCAAAGCGAGTAG
- the resA_3 gene encoding Thiol-disulfide oxidoreductase ResA, translating into MSRLAPRVAGLAAVFALGASAALAQGYDSEDETITLPSDPRLWHNSPPLSLDSLEGKGVVFYFFEEESPAVAQQWPSLLAQAKTYEGKPILFVGVNSGSDPRVLKRYLASYRVNWPVIHDYDRSLESAMGLPKLSTATNVFAVTYLSGEGTRGDGKGADFAATAEAALKGASWKVDPAAIPRPLMSAWRDVELGDYKRPARALNRAAKTKDESEKTAADQLLSVIEKEATAVATQAAEALKSNDNWAAYKHLDTMLQRFDGYEFPILERAETKHDELAKTDPIKDELSAAKLLNKAVATGSKGTPSAVKRAKGVLRRLIADHPSSEAAAKAQEYLATLDG; encoded by the coding sequence ATGTCCCGTCTGGCCCCCCGCGTCGCCGGCTTGGCGGCGGTGTTCGCCCTTGGCGCTTCGGCCGCGTTGGCCCAGGGCTACGACTCCGAAGACGAAACGATCACGCTGCCGAGCGACCCCCGGCTGTGGCACAACTCGCCCCCGTTGTCGCTCGACTCGCTCGAAGGGAAAGGCGTCGTCTTCTACTTCTTCGAAGAAGAAAGCCCCGCCGTCGCGCAGCAGTGGCCCTCCCTGCTCGCCCAGGCCAAGACGTACGAGGGGAAGCCGATCCTCTTTGTCGGGGTGAACTCGGGTTCGGATCCTCGGGTGCTCAAACGCTACCTAGCCAGCTACCGCGTGAACTGGCCCGTGATCCACGACTACGACAGGTCGCTCGAGAGCGCCATGGGGCTGCCCAAGCTCTCGACCGCCACGAACGTCTTCGCGGTGACCTACCTCTCGGGAGAGGGCACGCGGGGCGACGGCAAGGGCGCCGACTTCGCCGCCACGGCCGAGGCGGCCCTCAAAGGGGCTTCGTGGAAGGTCGATCCCGCCGCCATCCCCCGCCCCCTGATGTCGGCGTGGCGGGACGTTGAACTGGGCGATTACAAGAGACCGGCCCGGGCACTGAACCGCGCCGCCAAGACGAAGGACGAAAGCGAGAAAACGGCCGCCGACCAGCTGCTCTCGGTCATCGAAAAGGAGGCCACGGCGGTCGCCACCCAGGCGGCCGAAGCGCTCAAGTCGAACGACAACTGGGCCGCCTACAAGCACCTGGACACCATGCTGCAACGCTTCGACGGCTACGAGTTCCCCATCCTGGAACGCGCCGAGACGAAGCACGATGAACTCGCCAAGACCGACCCCATCAAAGACGAACTCTCCGCCGCCAAGCTGCTCAACAAGGCGGTCGCGACCGGATCGAAGGGAACCCCCAGCGCCGTGAAGCGGGCCAAGGGCGTGCTGCGACGGCTCATCGCCGACCACCCCTCCTCCGAAGCGGCCGCGAAGGCGCAAGAGTACCTCGCCACGCTAGACGGCTGA
- the manC gene encoding Mannose-1-phosphate guanylyltransferase has translation MLHAIIMAGGSGTRFWPASRRATPKQLLSLVGDESMIAQTAARFGELAPPERRMVVTNQRLVDACREQLPDLPTASIVGEPCKRDTAPCIGLAALLVTKVAGDPDATMLVCPADHVIPDTAAFQSAVKQAMALVDEEPSRIVTFGIKPTYPAEIFGYIQAGEPLKSDGAPAYQVEQFREKPDAATATEYLASGSFYWNSGIFVWRASTILDALRERQPETLAHLEKIVDAWGQPGGDEVFEKEFAAIDGVSIDYAVMEHATNVAVIEAPFEWDDLGGWQSLPRRLGEDAAGNTIVGKHLGLNTKGSIVRTNDEHLVVTLGCEDLIVVHTEGATLVANKHDEESIRKIVKQLEELGWEEHL, from the coding sequence ATGCTCCACGCGATCATCATGGCCGGCGGCTCCGGCACCCGGTTCTGGCCCGCCAGCCGCCGAGCGACCCCGAAGCAGTTGCTCTCGCTCGTGGGCGATGAGTCGATGATCGCGCAGACGGCGGCCCGCTTCGGCGAGCTGGCCCCGCCTGAACGGCGGATGGTGGTCACGAACCAGCGCCTGGTCGACGCCTGCCGCGAGCAGCTGCCCGACCTGCCCACCGCGTCGATTGTCGGCGAGCCGTGCAAACGGGACACGGCGCCCTGCATCGGGCTTGCCGCGCTCTTGGTGACCAAAGTCGCTGGCGACCCGGACGCGACGATGCTCGTCTGCCCCGCCGACCACGTGATCCCCGACACCGCGGCGTTCCAGTCGGCCGTCAAGCAGGCGATGGCGCTCGTCGATGAGGAGCCTTCGCGGATCGTCACGTTCGGCATCAAGCCGACCTACCCGGCGGAGATCTTCGGTTACATCCAGGCGGGCGAGCCCCTGAAGAGCGACGGCGCTCCGGCTTATCAAGTCGAGCAGTTCCGCGAGAAGCCCGACGCCGCCACGGCGACCGAGTACCTCGCCTCGGGGAGCTTCTACTGGAACAGCGGCATCTTCGTCTGGCGGGCCTCGACGATCCTCGACGCGCTCCGCGAACGCCAGCCGGAAACGCTTGCTCACCTCGAAAAGATCGTCGACGCTTGGGGGCAACCGGGCGGCGACGAGGTCTTCGAGAAGGAATTCGCCGCCATCGACGGCGTGTCGATCGACTACGCCGTCATGGAGCATGCCACGAACGTCGCCGTGATCGAGGCGCCCTTCGAGTGGGACGACCTGGGCGGCTGGCAATCGCTCCCCCGCCGGCTGGGCGAGGATGCGGCCGGCAACACGATCGTCGGCAAGCACCTCGGACTGAACACCAAGGGCTCGATCGTCCGGACCAACGATGAGCACCTCGTCGTCACTCTCGGCTGCGAAGACCTGATCGTCGTTCACACGGAAGGGGCGACCCTGGTCGCTAACAAGCACGACGAAGAGAGTATCCGCAAGATCGTGAAGCAGCTCGAAGAGCTCGGCTGGGAAGAGCACCTCTAG
- a CDS encoding NAD dependent epimerase/dehydratase family protein: MATRLIFGCGYLGRRVAQRWAAAGDTVFAATRSEATGRAFAEQGLQPRIADVTRPESLTDLPAVDTLVYAVGYDRSAEPSIHEVYAEGLRNVLAAASTSVQRAIYISTTGVYGDAGGDWVHEQTPSAPARDGGKASLAAERVLAESAWGDRSVALRMAGLYGPDRIPYLKQLRAGEPIAAPSEGWLNLIHIDDAATAVLASAEASDPPPLVNVSDGAPPQRGDYYAEVARQIGAPPPRFVEPAADSPRAARAAANKRVGNRLLVERLGVSLAYPTYREGVAAALG, translated from the coding sequence ATGGCGACCCGATTGATCTTCGGCTGCGGCTACCTCGGACGCCGCGTCGCGCAGCGCTGGGCGGCGGCGGGCGACACGGTTTTCGCGGCGACTCGCAGCGAGGCGACCGGGAGGGCGTTCGCCGAACAGGGGCTCCAACCACGGATCGCCGACGTGACGCGGCCCGAGTCGCTGACCGACCTGCCAGCCGTGGACACGCTGGTGTACGCCGTCGGCTACGACCGGTCCGCCGAGCCGAGCATCCACGAGGTCTACGCCGAGGGGCTGCGGAACGTGCTGGCGGCGGCTTCAACTAGCGTACAGCGAGCGATCTACATCAGCACCACGGGTGTCTACGGCGATGCGGGGGGCGATTGGGTCCACGAACAGACCCCCTCTGCCCCGGCACGCGACGGCGGCAAGGCGTCGCTCGCGGCGGAGCGGGTCCTGGCCGAGAGCGCGTGGGGCGACCGCTCCGTGGCGCTGCGGATGGCCGGGCTCTACGGCCCCGACCGGATCCCCTATCTCAAGCAACTGAGGGCGGGAGAGCCGATCGCGGCCCCCAGCGAGGGTTGGCTCAACCTGATCCACATCGACGACGCGGCGACCGCCGTGCTGGCCTCCGCCGAGGCGAGCGACCCGCCCCCGCTGGTCAACGTGAGCGATGGCGCCCCGCCACAACGGGGGGATTACTACGCCGAGGTCGCCCGGCAGATTGGGGCCCCGCCCCCCCGCTTCGTCGAGCCGGCCGCCGACTCGCCCCGGGCGGCCCGGGCGGCGGCGAACAAGCGGGTCGGAAACAGGCTGCTGGTCGAGCGATTGGGCGTTTCCCTGGCTTATCCGACTTATCGGGAAGGCGTTGCGGCGGCGTTGGGATAA
- the baeB gene encoding putative polyketide biosynthesis zinc-dependent hydrolase BaeB, with protein sequence MLSRTPLFPNVIELNHQARRRVTCSVYLIYDESAWTLIDIGYEDAVDEVLELIRQLDFPFSKCAGLIGSHADVDHVQGLAKAKQILKTDVICHPIAAKKLEAGDRIATFAHIEALGIDLPMPPMKCERRVTDGDKIQVGGLELEVWHTPGHTDGQLSFRMGDLLFSGDNLFRDGSVGVIDAHHGSSIPDFIKSLERIRDSDVKWLLPSHGPVFRKENAVVQATIDRLTGYLQLADFGPCATGWPLMREWEAELVEGKTPE encoded by the coding sequence ATGCTGTCGCGTACGCCCCTATTCCCGAACGTCATCGAGCTGAACCACCAGGCCCGCCGGCGGGTGACGTGCAGCGTTTACCTGATCTACGACGAGTCGGCGTGGACGCTGATCGACATCGGCTACGAGGACGCCGTCGACGAGGTGCTGGAACTCATCCGGCAGCTCGATTTCCCGTTCAGCAAGTGCGCTGGGCTCATCGGCTCGCACGCCGACGTCGATCACGTGCAGGGCCTCGCCAAGGCGAAGCAGATCCTCAAGACCGACGTCATCTGCCACCCGATCGCCGCCAAGAAGCTCGAAGCGGGCGACCGGATCGCCACCTTCGCCCACATCGAGGCGCTCGGCATCGACCTGCCGATGCCCCCGATGAAGTGCGAGCGGCGGGTCACCGACGGCGACAAGATCCAGGTCGGCGGCCTCGAATTGGAGGTCTGGCACACACCGGGGCACACCGACGGGCAGCTCTCGTTCCGGATGGGCGACCTGCTCTTCTCGGGCGACAACCTGTTCCGTGACGGCTCCGTCGGCGTGATCGACGCCCACCACGGCAGCAGCATCCCCGACTTCATCAAGTCGCTCGAGCGGATCCGCGACTCGGACGTGAAATGGCTGCTGCCCAGCCACGGGCCCGTCTTCCGCAAGGAGAACGCCGTCGTGCAAGCGACGATCGACCGGCTGACAGGGTACCTGCAGCTGGCCGACTTCGGCCCCTGCGCCACGGGCTGGCCCCTCATGCGTGAGTGGGAAGCCGAGCTGGTCGAAGGCAAGACGCCCGAGTGA